Proteins found in one Thermaerobacter subterraneus DSM 13965 genomic segment:
- a CDS encoding EVE domain-containing protein, with protein sequence MAYWLLKTEPSVYSYADLEQAGTDYWDGVRNNLAQKYMKQMQPGDLVLIYHTGSEKQAVGVAEVVRGAYPDPTDPTGRWVAVDVKARLRLPRPVTLVEIKADPAFKDWELVRNARLSAMPVPEPLWERIMRMAGLGTV encoded by the coding sequence ATGGCTTACTGGCTTCTCAAGACCGAGCCTTCGGTCTACAGCTACGCCGATCTGGAGCAGGCGGGGACGGACTACTGGGACGGGGTGCGGAACAACCTGGCCCAGAAGTACATGAAGCAGATGCAACCCGGCGACCTGGTCCTGATCTACCACACGGGCAGTGAAAAGCAGGCGGTGGGGGTGGCCGAGGTGGTGCGCGGCGCCTACCCGGACCCGACGGACCCCACCGGGCGGTGGGTGGCGGTGGACGTGAAGGCGCGCCTGCGCCTGCCGCGGCCGGTGACCCTGGTGGAGATCAAGGCCGACCCGGCCTTCAAGGACTGGGAGCTGGTGCGCAACGCCCGGCTGTCAGCCATGCCGGTGCCCGAGCCCCTCTGGGAGCGCATCATGCGCATGGCGGGGCTGGGAACGGTGTAG
- a CDS encoding 4-hydroxy-3-methylbut-2-enyl diphosphate reductase — translation MEVIKISPRGYCYGVVDAIALARRAATDPTLPRPIYILGMIVHNHHVVEELAREGIHTLDGEDRLSLLEKVDGGTVIFTAHGISPQVRRRAIEKGLTWIDATCPDVTRTHELIKDRVAKGFEIIYIGKKGHPEPEGAIGEAPGHVHLIETADDLDTLPLDPASTPKVAVVTQTTLSKWDTEALIREVLKRYPHAEVHNEICLATQLRQEAAVRQAREADVVIVVGDRRSNNSNRLVQVVREIARRPAYLVDSVEQIDPAWLRGARRVGVTAGSSTPSQITRKVIEWLEAYEPDEPASGEPASSEGRAPGAGTAPRAGVPESAVPGHAG, via the coding sequence GTGGAAGTCATCAAGATCTCGCCCCGCGGCTACTGCTACGGCGTGGTGGACGCCATCGCCCTGGCCCGCCGGGCAGCGACCGACCCCACCCTCCCCCGGCCGATCTACATCCTCGGCATGATCGTCCACAACCATCACGTGGTCGAAGAGCTGGCGCGGGAAGGCATTCACACCCTGGACGGCGAGGACCGGCTCTCCCTGCTGGAGAAGGTCGATGGCGGCACGGTGATCTTCACCGCCCACGGCATCTCCCCCCAGGTGCGCCGCCGGGCCATCGAAAAGGGGCTGACCTGGATCGACGCCACCTGCCCGGATGTGACCCGGACCCACGAGCTGATCAAGGACCGCGTGGCCAAGGGGTTCGAGATCATCTACATCGGCAAGAAGGGCCACCCCGAGCCCGAGGGCGCCATAGGCGAGGCACCGGGCCACGTCCACCTGATCGAGACGGCCGACGACCTGGACACCCTGCCCCTCGACCCCGCCAGCACGCCCAAGGTGGCCGTGGTGACCCAGACCACCCTGAGCAAGTGGGACACCGAGGCCCTGATCCGCGAGGTGCTGAAGCGCTACCCCCACGCCGAGGTGCACAACGAGATCTGCCTGGCCACCCAGCTGCGGCAGGAAGCGGCGGTACGCCAGGCGCGGGAAGCCGACGTGGTCATCGTGGTGGGCGACCGGCGGAGCAACAACTCCAACCGCCTGGTCCAGGTGGTACGGGAGATCGCCCGCCGGCCGGCATACCTGGTCGACAGCGTGGAGCAGATCGACCCCGCCTGGCTCAGGGGCGCGCGGCGCGTCGGCGTGACCGCCGGTTCGTCCACGCCGAGCCAGATCACCCGCAAGGTGATCGAGTGGCTGGAAGCCTACGAGCCGGACGAACCGGCCTCCGGCGAACCGGCCTCTTCGGAGGGACGGGCTCCGGGCGCCGGCACGGCGCCGCGGGCCGGGGTGCCAGAATCCGCAGTGCCCGGACACGCCGGCTGA